From the genome of Pelobates fuscus isolate aPelFus1 chromosome 11, aPelFus1.pri, whole genome shotgun sequence:
caatggaaatatgccagaggagagagattgTGTTATGGCCCCTGGCTTGCCGCAAGGTGCGGACGCACCTGACCGGTGCGGCTGCGCCGACGTACTGAGCCTATCCTAAAGAAATATGGTGCCGACCACAGccaaaggagggatatttaaatccctgaagttTCCTAGTTCATTGCCCTGTAGTGGTTTCCATTCCTGGTTCCTGAGAGTGCATTTTCTTGTCCTGTTTTTGATATTTacggtattttgaccttggctattcctgactattctgatttctggcttccttgacctcggctatcccttgactattctctgtcttTAACGTATTAGTCCAGCCATTTTAAGGAACGGTTTACGTTTTATCCTATTCTGTTCTGCCTATGTTGacgttacatagttctgcgtgttggactatactagcagtcgtgacagattgagaattttactgagaggtagagaaagagaagaagacagagtacggatgagatacgagggaattctagggagcaggtggtggggtgggaggactggagcagagcagaaacctcttccactgtagcgtGTGCGAataaacatagaacagcagagggagtgaggttaggggaaatattgtaaggggaagaagaagaaagatgagagatctcttccctgattgtagagatcttgtcagtgaagggagttgcaaagtctgaggcagtcaagttagtaggtgaagGAGAAagaatagggcgaagaagagagttaaatgtgtgaaacagTCGTTTTGGGTtcccaggagagtgtggttatgagggtattgaagtaatttacttttgcagaggaaagagccaagctgtatgagcgcagcacaaatttatagtggagaaagtcagatgcacagtgagactttctccaaaagtatacagcagttctggagcatttttggaagtATTGAGTcatcttggtgtgccaaggttgttgttggggacGCTTGCTGCATTTTAAtagtaggaggtgccatgatgtctagttgagaggagagggtggaattgtataaggaggttgcagagctaggacagtttGGAGAGtcaaaaggagagtttggagattattgGAGAAATGTTCTAGGtaaagacattggaggtttctgtgagatgggtgttcagacggtggtgtcaattgggtcttaagtatgccgatgtcaaaaatCAGTAGAtgatggtcagatagaggaaaaggaatattggagaaattagaggcggtacagagattggtgaaggtgaGATCAAGTTTTttccgctgtatgggttgctaaattttACCATTGCGTAagaccaaaggaggaggttacagagagcagacgggaggcattagtgcagttggggttgttgattgggatattgaaatccccaagtagaagaagtgagtttaaataggcggacagtgtgaacttcaaaagaagaaagggATAAgacagggggagttatgattggttgaaaggtacatcgAGGGGAAAGAagaatgcctacaccacctcctttaaagttgagtctgggagtgtgagaaaattgtagcccaccaaaacaaaaAGGCAGTAGTAGTGCTATCAGAGGGGGGCAGCCAGGTCCCTGTAAGTGCcagcagtgtgagtgagtttgagatgaaaaagttgtgtatggctgttgatttttaaattactgcagatggagcgggcgttcctgagtgcacactgaatgtttgtAAGTGacggtaaagggcagggtattgtgataaCGTTTGTGcggtttctggttttcttagtgtatgtagagaaggtgaagggccctggttTGGGAGAAACATCCCCAGCTGCTAAAAGCAGgtggagagaaagtgacaggaggtgtgaatgggttttgtatgcatgggatctaggatgagattgattgtgggtaggagtgagagagtagaaaaatgagtgtaAGGTGTGAGATGAAAGAAGGGGGAGTGTAGCAGTGAGGGGCATATGTAAATATGGATGGGGATGAGTAAAgggggtgtaaggagagatttttatactgagggagaaggaggaaataaagaggaggagaagacagatcattgctaaactggaaaaaagtaaattggaaataatcggaatatcaagagcaggtgAAGTTAGGATAAATATTAAGTTTTATGGGTTAAGGAAGTGCATGAGTGTATtaataagaggcagtgtgtaaCACCTGTTATTTTAACTTATCTAAAATTGGGTCTACTCTTTAGACCAGTACAACTTTTCATCAATGTCCATGTTGAAGCATAACTAAAAaaacctaaataataataaagtagggCATGCAGAATTTCTATAAAACCATATCTTGTCTAATGTACTGTTTCAACAGTGACAATTGTGAGAAAAAGGAAGAGAAACTGAGGAAAGCTGTGAAACGGGTTCTACAATGTGACGCACTAAAAAAGAATCCATATGAACCAATCGTTCTGGAACCAGCTGATTGCCTCTTGAGCTGTCTCTGCTTAGAAGTCCCATGTCTGAATGCAGCCGCTTACTGCAACACCCTTAAAAATTTCATGGACTTGCTCAAGCCAGGGGGCCATATCATAATACAGAGTGTActaaattgtacattttattACAGTGGGAACACGAGATTTTCGTGTCTGGCAATGACAAAAGAAGAGATTGAAACGGCTTTTAAAGAAGCTGGTTATGAAATTAAGAGGATGGATGTTGTCCCTCGAGAAGACAGATCGAGGATGGACCTTGCTGATTACGATAGTTTATTTTGCGTTCATGCCCGTAAACCAGCTACCGTGTGAACAGACCCTCACATCTTGCACAGTGAATTACGCTTCTTTCTTGTTAATGCAATATTTTATAACATTGTACAAATTGGTGTGGAGGTCAGTTTATCTGTATTTGGTTTAGGGGATCTaactatataaacaaaataaagtagTGGGATTAAAAGCCAGATACTCAAAGTATTGTGTTACAAAATGTTCTCTGTAATAAAAATGTGTGAAATCTTAAATGATTTATGCATAAACACAGACAGAAATATAAATTTTATGTAATTGCGCATGCGATAATAGATCAATAATGTTCGCTACCTTTAACCACCATTACTCAAATTAAACCTCACTTCCTGTAGACtttaagtttttgtttgtttgttttattttccaaGGGACCTCATATATCGTATTTCTATATTCTAAACACGATTGAATTCAGTTACTTTTCTGTTTCCTTTATCAGTTGCAGAGAGCTGTGAAATAAGTAATCTTTTTTTATAactaataatacaattaataaaaagttatatatttcAGATATCCATAGACTCATTCAGAAATAAATACTTTTCTATGTACTTTTTGAAATGGTTCCGTGTGTTTCAAAGGATTAAAGAATTCCAATATCAGCATTGTGTCGACATAGTATATTATTATATGCAATATTATTCTTGCAATCTAATTTGTATGTGATTTAAAGAGCGACTTAATTAGAGGCTAAGGCTTAATGAAACTGAAACAACTGACAGAACAGAAACCACTGTTTGCTTTCCATGCTGAAGGAACCTCTTTTGTCAAACTGAACCAAACATTGGCCTATAACCTTCTGCTGCTTTTGATAATAAATTCACGCAGATAATGAAGACCCGAATGGTTTCTTTAAGTCTTGCCTGTATTTGAGTCAAATAATGCACTTGGGTACACTAAACTCAGAGTTTGAGAGCATTGATCCTATACTTTATACGTATTTTCTTtcctaaaaaaggaaaaatacatcATCAAAAGCTGCCATGATCTGTGACATATTAATCCCCCCCAATCCAGGGCctttcaccttctctacacacactaagacaaccagaaaccccacaaacctcatcacaataccctgccctttaccctcacttaccaaaattcattgtgcaatctggaatgcccgctccatctgcagtaatttaaaatcaacatccatacacaactttttcatctctgactcactcacactgcttgcacctacagagacctggctgtccccctctgatagcgctacttctgcctctttatgttttgatgggctacaattctctcacactcccagactcaactgtaaaggaggtggcgtaggcatccttctctcccctcaatgtacctttcaaccaatcataactccccctgccctatccttttcttcttttgaagttcacactgtccgccactcctttaagaattgctatcatctacagaccccccccctcctccccggttatccacttttcttcctggcttccccacttcctctcaactagcactccttcccttatacttggggattttaatatcccaatcaacaaccctaattgcactgatgcctctcgtctgctctctgtaacctcctcctttggccttacgcaatggtccaatttagcaacccatacagcgggaaacactcttgatcttgccttcaccaacctctgtactgcctctaatcccTCCAATATTAATTTTCCTCTATCTGGCCGCCacctgctgacttttgacattggcatacctaagactcaattgacaccaccgtctgaacatcactctcacagaaacctccaatgtcttgacctagagcatttctccactaatatccaaactctccttttccctatctcaaacctcacctgtcctagttctgcaacctcctttctacaattccaccctctcctctcaactagacatcattgcaccttgtacatttaaacgccgcaggcgcccccaacaacaaccctggcacaccaagctcactcgatacctccaaaaatgctccagaactgctgaacgctgttggagaaagtctcactgtgcatctgactttctccactttaaatttatgctgagctcatacagcttggctcttccctctgcaaaagttaattacttcaataccctcataaccacactcgtcgctaacccaaacgactatttcacacatttaactctcttcttcgccctgctgttcctcctccacctactaacttgaccgcctcagactttgcaactcacttcactgacaagatctctacaatcagagaagggATCTCTCaactttcttcttccccttacaatactccCTTTGCTGTTCTAAGTTAatttgcacccgctacattggaacgggtttctgctctgctccagtcctcccgccccaccacctgctccctagatccaattccctcgcatctcatccatactctgtcttcttctctttctctgccTCTTACGAAAAtgttcaatctctctctctcctctggtatatttccatcgcccttcaaacatgcaactgtaaccccaattattaagaagcccaatcttgaccctaactccccatccaactatcatcctatctcgctactgccttttgcatccaagatccttgaaagaattgtgtatgcgagattgacagacttcctcgagtccaactctctgctagacccgcttcagtctggtttccgcgatAAGCagtctgtggaaacggcactgaccaaagcatccaatgatctacttgctgcaaaatctcgtcGTCActgctctatcctaattctccttaacctgtctgctgcttttgacactgttgatcatcaacagcttcttcatattctctgcaatatcggtctacaagatattgctctctcctggtgctcctcctacctctcccagcactctttcagtgtttctttctctggctctgcttcgtctcccaactcctctctgttggtgtcccccaaggttcagtccttggtcttctcctgttctccatctatactgcctcccttggtaaaatcATTAGTTTctatggcttccaatatcatttctatgcagatgacacgcaaatctacctgtcctctactGATCTCCCCTTCCCTCGTGACTAGTGTCTctcactgcctctctgctgtttctaattggatggctgcccacttccttaaactaaacttgaccaaaactgaaattctggtctttcctccctcaagtgttgttactcctgtgtctgtctcactccaagtcaacggtgcgaccatcagctccaccatgcaggctcgctgcctatgtgttctctttgactccgacctctatttcaagcctcatgttcaatctattgccaaatactgtcatttccatctcaaaaacattgcgcacatccgcccctacttaacgccagatgcgactaaggtgttggtccattccactgtcctttctcgccttgactactgtaatccacttctcagtggtcttacgtgctctcaacttgcgccgttacagtccataatgaatgcagcagcgaggctcatcttcctatccgcccacacctcccatgcctcacccttctgtcagtccccacattggcttcctataaaatatagagctcaatttaaaattatggttcttgctttcaaatctctacataatgctgctcccacctatctattctcccttatacacaagtatgtcccgtctaggcccttacgctctgctgaagacttacgtctattttgtccgtactcccacctctgatgctcgcctttaagacttctcgagggctgcacctttcctgtcgaactctcttccctccctcccaactgattcctctcctgcaaatgtcattacttctctaatactatccttaccttttgtgtcactttaccccactccctctagcatgtaagctcattgagcagggccttcaacccctctgttcctgtgtgtccaacttgtctggttacaacgacatgtctgttcatccacccgttgtaaagcgctgcggaatttgatggcactatataaatataataataatactttcatCCCATGTATTGGATGGTTGATGTTTTAGTGCCTGTCAGAATGCAGAAACAATGCTATAGATGTCAAAGTCCATACCAACCACTATACCTTTAGATATCAGTGTTCTTAAGCCAGTGTTCTTTACCAAATACTTTTTCCATCATCATCAACATCATCTTCTGTCCATTGAAATAAGACatcttttaaaataaacacattccccttttaaaattaaaatgtgatgGTACCCGAGAATAGGTCAAGCCAACCAGAAGGCCATCTACAGAAATACACAACAGCTGCTTGTTATTTTATTATcgttttttatttctgcatcatGGCCGTGAGGACAATGTGAATGGTTGAATTCTGCCAGTTAGTTGAGTTGGTTTTCAGGTGTAACATAGTTATTTAAATCAGTAGCATTACTGTAATGTTGATTAGGAGCCAGTGTGATTTTACATAGAGGAGATAATAAAGTGATGAAGTTCTTTCTCCGAGATAGTGGTCCTCTGAGCTCACAGTATCATGATATCCTATcaccttcctttaaattacacTTAACTAAATTTACATCTTCTAGATTTTAAAGATCTAAGAATATTTCAATCATGTTTTTTACAATAAACCAAATCCAGTTTACGTTTACGTTCCCTCACCAACTGTAGAGCTGATTTTGAATATTATGTTCCATAATGTTTGCCAGTCTTACAATACATAATGTGGTAGGAATTGATATTTCAGTGTTCACCTGTCCTTGAACAAGCAAATTATGTTCCGTTGATCAATGATTTAAATATTCTACAGGTCAGGGAAACATATACTCTTTACCTTAATCACATTTACCAAATTAAATtatttgcactatatattttttttctttattatgttcTCATTTTCAGAAATAAAATGACATTTAATTCTTGACCCATTCCAACTGCATAGTTACAAGTGTttaaggaaagaaagaaaaaaactgcaTTTATGCTTTTGCACTAACATTTCACACCCTGAATGCAATATTACAAGATAAATGACATTATATATTGTCTAAAGCTTtacatttcccaaatattttttttataaagaacgaacgaataagtgaaaaataaaaattgtgtaaatatacttattttttttttttttattattttttttaattaaaaaacagtTTACAGTTGGGGGTAGGTACATTAAGCTTTAAGAGATTACATTTTCCTGAGAAGtgatgcctctttttttttttcatgtcataTAACAAAAACTTGACATAACCATATGCAATGCCTGTCTAGCTAAACTATGAAAAGAAAATCATTAGGCTATGCAATATTTTAGTCACGTATTAGGTAGATAAATTGTCAGGCTGTAGTTTCAAGGTGAGGGCAAGCTAGGTAACTATCTGATTATACTTCAGTAGCAAAAACACAGTTATGTGCAGTCAGTCGATTGTGTAGGTATTAGGTTAGACTGACTTGGAGTTGCAAAGGGTGTATAGGCTATAAGTAATAGTGAAGCATGAGTAGGTCAGGTACAATAGGCATATTATTAATACAATTGCTGAGTGTGAGTTAAATGTCGAGGGACATATTAGCCTGGACATAGCCGTGCTTAGTAATGTATTAATCTGTGTGACAGATGGTACTTTGCCTGGCTTTGAGTCTCAGTCCTTTTggggggtcagccgatgccttgttggggctgtgtATGTGCCTCATGTGGTGGTCGGTGCAGCTGGTGCGGTCTCCTCGGTGTGCAGGCGCTGACATCCCCTGGGCCATGTGGAGTTGCTGAAGGCACTGAGTGTAGCTCCAGCCAAGCTGTGTGTCGGGTAAGGTTCGCCTGTCTTGGGCTGGGGTAGCATTGTATGTACCTTCCTGAGGCAGTCACCTCCCCTGATCCAGCTCCCCTCCGCTTCACTTGCCTTGTCTGGGGAGGTCTTGTGCTCAGCTTCGGTGTCCCCCTCCGTGTCACTGCTTTGCATGGGGGGTGAAAGTACTTGACCCTCCACCTCCGTCCAGCTTCTGATTTTTTGGGCCTTGTAACTCGACTCTGCCCCCTCCGATTCGGGTTAGTGTCACCCTTGTGAGAGATCTGTCGTTGGGGTTGCGCTGCTGTTTGTCTCCGTCTGGCCTCCTGTGAGGTGCGCTGTGGTGAAGCCTGGGGTGGGTCTTCAGACTCTGAGGCTCTCATGCGGGCTTCCAGGGAGTCCCAGAAATTAGCGAAGATGCTGTTCAGCCTCATCTCCGTTTCCCGCCATGTGTCGGAGGTGTGAGAGGCATCCGCCATATTAAAGACCGCTGGGTCGGTTGGTTTCGGGCTCCACGGAGCCGGTACTGGCCCATCGCTTTGCCAGGGAGTCGGCTcggggtagaccgggataacccccaccggtccagggggggggaacgagggcatgCAGACAGATTCCCGGCGTGGCATTGCagctggggagcggccgtctcccctgcgcccgccatgcttgtaggcccaaTTGTGAGTTGTGCTCGGTTCGTGGCTGGAGAGGTATCTTTCTCTTCCCCTCGGTGTCTGCTCTCGAGTGGTAGCATTAAATTCACGATTAAGTGCCTGTGGGTCTGTGAAATTAGCGTGAAGTGCCGAGTTTAGCAGGAGCTGCTGTGGTGAGCGTCCTcacagctctgcggtcaggccccgccccctaaataTACTTATTTTTAAGTTTGTTTGCAAAGCAATCTACACACAAAACCACAGTGCTCTATGTTTACATGCTAACTATGTGTCCCTTGCTTCAAACAAATGTTTTGCTAATATGTTTTAATCAAAAAGTGCTCAGTAATAAGGGGGTTAACATAAAATGTGGCCGTGCTGAACAACCATAAGGttgacatttatatatttaaaaaaaaaaaattgacaaagaGATTTGGCCGTAACAAATTATTTTGCTGTGCACAGGAGGATTTACAGCTGTAATGGTATTGTGTTTTGACATCGTACTGCTCACACCTGAttgaacatatataaaataaaatacgatTTTCTTCTTTGCTCCAACCAGTTTTcacgggaaaaaaaaaagttactttgaACGACTGTATACTGGTTTACTAGTCTCACACAAAAGAGAATGACTTAAATCTAggcaaaggat
Proteins encoded in this window:
- the LOC134577598 gene encoding indolethylamine N-methyltransferase-like, which translates into the protein MVHDNEQERYINEFDPKDYYETYYNPTSGALIGEWTNFALKNLHGLFSTGNIVGDTLIDFGAGPSILNLLSACEVFKNIITSDFLEQNRAQLNRWLKKEPGAFDWTPAVKLVCELEGNSDNCEKKEEKLRKAVKRVLQCDALKKNPYEPIVLEPADCLLSCLCLEVPCLNAAAYCNTLKNFMDLLKPGGHIIIQSVLNCTFYYSGNTRFSCLAMTKEEIETAFKEAGYEIKRMDVVPREDRSRMDLADYDSLFCVHARKPATV